The following proteins are co-located in the Candidatus Bathyarchaeota archaeon genome:
- a CDS encoding PIN domain-containing protein has translation AELSEKYAREGWSYFNEDLLFIASTTIIVNLTKEIAVKAGEINAVMKAKVKGWGMADSIILATAQVAKAKVITGDKHFGGLKEAILIKQNH, from the coding sequence CGCTGAGCTTAGCGAAAAATATGCCAGAGAGGGCTGGTCATATTTCAATGAGGACCTACTTTTCATCGCATCTACAACTATCATAGTAAATTTGACTAAGGAGATAGCTGTAAAGGCCGGAGAAATAAACGCCGTCATGAAGGCGAAGGTGAAAGGATGGGGTATGGCAGACTCCATAATATTAGCGACTGCGCAGGTTGCAAAAGCGAAGGTAATCACAGGCGACAAACATTTCGGAGGATTAAAAGAAGCCATCTTAATAAAACAGAATCATTAA